A single region of the Microcella sp. genome encodes:
- a CDS encoding carbohydrate ABC transporter permease has protein sequence MSPARVRRRLWSVIWSAIAVVVFLCSVFPVYWMVNTSLLPNNLIRGPVPHFWPDELTFRNYELVLFGDTRAPFLPALGNSLAVTLLTVMIALLFAFLAALAVTRFRFRGRKAFILTILVIQMIPGEAMIVSTFRVLDGWQLLNTIAGLTLVYVATVLPFTIWTLRGFVNGVPIELEEAAMIDGCTRTQAFWRVTFPLLAPGLVATGVFAFIQAWNEFLLALVVMSRPEMMTLPVWLRTFQQATQTTNWAAIMAGSTLMAIPVIIFFLIVQGRMTSGLVAGAVKG, from the coding sequence GTGAGCCCAGCACGCGTGCGCCGACGCCTCTGGTCGGTCATCTGGAGTGCGATCGCGGTGGTGGTCTTTCTCTGCAGCGTGTTTCCGGTCTACTGGATGGTCAACACGAGCCTGCTGCCGAACAACCTCATCAGGGGGCCGGTGCCGCACTTCTGGCCAGACGAGCTGACCTTTCGCAACTACGAGCTCGTGCTCTTCGGCGACACTCGCGCACCCTTCCTTCCGGCGCTCGGCAACTCGCTCGCGGTGACGCTGCTGACGGTCATGATCGCGCTGCTGTTCGCCTTCTTGGCGGCGCTCGCCGTGACGCGGTTTCGCTTCAGGGGGCGCAAGGCGTTCATTCTGACGATTCTCGTGATCCAGATGATTCCGGGCGAGGCGATGATCGTCTCGACCTTCCGGGTGCTCGACGGCTGGCAGTTGCTCAACACGATCGCCGGCCTCACGCTCGTCTACGTGGCCACCGTGCTGCCCTTCACGATCTGGACTCTGCGCGGCTTCGTCAACGGCGTGCCGATCGAGCTCGAAGAGGCTGCCATGATCGACGGCTGCACTCGCACGCAGGCGTTCTGGCGAGTCACGTTTCCGCTGCTGGCCCCCGGTCTCGTCGCCACCGGCGTCTTCGCCTTCATCCAGGCCTGGAACGAGTTCTTGCTCGCCCTCGTCGTCATGAGCCGACCCGAGATGATGACGCTGCCGGTGTGGCTGCGCACCTTCCAGCAGGCGACGCAGACCACCAACTGGGCGGCGATCATGGCGGGCTCCACGCTCATGGCCATCCCCGTCATCATCTTCTTCCTCATCGTGCAGGGGCGCATGACGAGCGGGCTCGTCGCCGGGGCGGTGAAGGGATGA
- a CDS encoding glycoside hydrolase family 3 N-terminal domain-containing protein, which yields MTALSTAQVRALAAATLLPGFTGTSLPEWLSGRLRAGLAGVCIFGGNIVSRHQLAALVGEIRAANPRAIIAIDEEGGDVTRLYYDVGSPYPGNAVLGRLDDEAFTEHVARIVGWELRRVGIDLDLAPDADVNSNPRNPVIGTRSFGADPALVARHTAAWVRGLQSTGVAACVKHFPGHGDTELDSHLALPVVHGSLEALRGRELVPFAAAVAAEARSIMTSHMLLPDIDPDHVATFSSRVLQGVLRGELGFRGLIVTDALDMAGASADSGIPRAAVRALAGGSDLLCLGTDTTAEQLDDIEAAVAEAVANGALTDARLADAADRVAALATASAAHADRLPVPEWVTLDDEPEFDGAVLQRAIDVLPGTVVGAERVLVALQTVANIAVGVAPWGPAAAGADVRGVHDLAAVDALLLEVPSDAQLVVVGQGIHRHAWTIAAVERLRQHRTDTIVVEMGWPDAAALEVDVTTWGASRAMGAALLATLDALAGGTA from the coding sequence ATGACCGCGCTCAGCACCGCGCAGGTGCGCGCTCTCGCCGCCGCGACCCTGCTGCCCGGCTTCACCGGAACCTCGCTGCCCGAGTGGCTGTCTGGGCGCTTGCGCGCGGGGCTCGCCGGTGTCTGCATCTTCGGCGGCAACATCGTCTCGCGCCACCAGCTGGCCGCCCTTGTCGGCGAGATCCGCGCCGCCAATCCGCGCGCGATCATCGCGATCGATGAAGAGGGCGGCGACGTCACACGGCTCTACTACGACGTCGGCTCGCCCTACCCCGGCAATGCCGTGCTGGGCCGTCTCGACGACGAGGCCTTCACCGAGCACGTCGCCCGCATCGTCGGCTGGGAGCTGCGGAGAGTGGGCATCGACCTCGATCTGGCCCCAGACGCCGACGTCAACTCGAACCCCCGCAATCCGGTCATCGGCACGCGATCGTTCGGTGCCGACCCCGCTCTCGTCGCCCGGCATACTGCGGCCTGGGTGCGCGGCCTGCAATCGACCGGCGTCGCCGCGTGCGTCAAGCATTTTCCTGGCCACGGCGACACCGAGCTCGACTCGCACCTCGCCCTGCCCGTCGTGCACGGCTCGCTCGAGGCCCTGCGCGGCCGCGAGCTCGTGCCCTTCGCCGCTGCGGTCGCGGCCGAGGCGCGCAGCATCATGACCTCACACATGCTGCTGCCCGACATCGACCCCGACCACGTGGCGACGTTCTCGAGCCGGGTGCTGCAGGGCGTGCTGCGCGGCGAGCTGGGCTTTCGAGGGCTCATCGTCACCGATGCCCTCGACATGGCGGGGGCGAGTGCAGACTCGGGCATTCCCCGTGCCGCGGTGCGCGCACTCGCCGGCGGCAGCGACCTGCTCTGCCTAGGCACCGACACCACCGCCGAGCAGCTCGACGACATCGAGGCGGCGGTCGCTGAGGCGGTCGCGAACGGTGCACTGACTGATGCTCGTCTCGCCGACGCGGCAGACCGAGTCGCCGCGCTCGCGACGGCGTCGGCCGCGCACGCCGATCGGCTGCCGGTGCCCGAGTGGGTCACGCTCGACGACGAGCCCGAGTTCGACGGCGCAGTGCTGCAGCGCGCGATCGATGTGCTGCCCGGCACCGTCGTCGGTGCCGAGAGGGTGCTCGTCGCCCTGCAGACGGTGGCGAACATCGCCGTCGGCGTCGCCCCGTGGGGCCCGGCGGCTGCCGGCGCAGACGTGCGCGGCGTGCACGACCTCGCCGCCGTCGACGCGCTGCTGCTCGAGGTGCCGAGCGATGCGCAGCTCGTGGTGGTGGGGCAGGGCATCCACCGTCATGCCTGGACGATCGCCGCGGTCGAGCGATTGCGACAGCACCGCACCGACACGATCGTCGTCGAGATGGGCTGGCCAGACGCCGCCGCCCTCGAGGTCGACGTGACCACGTGGGGAGCCTCGCGCGCCATGGGCGCGGCGCTGCTCGCCACGCTCGACGCACTCGCGGGCGGCACGGCATGA